From Enterococcus wangshanyuanii, the proteins below share one genomic window:
- a CDS encoding ATP-binding protein — protein MKLQSSLGKIYKNLLITKTNDVWAYYKVPLTDMSSRNVNKQEDYKRKQEQFFAGLSKYKDIDIQINPFSMNIEKRFEEFSREYDPQFFDLAKNMEERSIAMIEKELKQLTTENYYIGVRINGVGSARTLKGKVQEVCEGAIAKVLSSSGYQLAIDKEFLERYAVTEEVLFQHMGMVNASRVSGDEMAHFYNYHYIRGTKESMSVTSELSSNYSITDTVLDPNEHAGIIEMRSKAGLKYVSFLPIAKFKPNLRKNHVVQLSQELPFPVEFHLKGHFEPLKGGGGIENKKERSNRKLKNVARESYEGGDQESKKGKLNRFMLRDLEEKIDNKTPILKWIACFAVFGDTPSECQKRSSAVINLIDSAKVEVVNGTADQMKLFHKYLPAEPLFNTKDWLHYTTVEGLSEMMIGLDNRVGDNIGFPIGCVSNLSNVNGKRVEEIAKACRKRVLYNPFLASEQVLGKVSDSPHIAITGPTGGGKSFLAKFLFVLSSYMKGRGLYVDPKSEYKKWIMRVINNKKYQKKYPLFISYLKEYHFVTLDPDKKENWGVLDPICFLTGADAKDTAESIFEQIYDFSDKEDARVEMLRNVKKVIAEREAGEKVGLMHVITRMKQSNNEEVKKSGNALFEIVEGSTLQLAFSYGDTEGLNLTNKVTILEIAGLKLPKATDDPRSYSAVQKKNIALMLPLGKFCEQFGKRDYAEHTYVAFDEAWIFTVARGGSDVVADMRKVGRSQNNQLILITQSIRDVNTDDESGNFGRIFAFDKTDERELILEHMGLEVNEDNLDWLATMPARHCLYKDLYGRVNRILVYCPFEELIEMFKTVEETTTGRSEEMFAA, from the coding sequence TTGAAATTACAAAGTTCATTAGGTAAAATTTATAAAAATTTGCTGATAACAAAAACAAATGATGTGTGGGCGTATTATAAAGTACCATTAACGGATATGAGTTCAAGAAATGTCAATAAGCAAGAGGACTACAAACGAAAGCAAGAACAATTTTTTGCTGGTCTATCAAAGTATAAAGACATTGATATTCAAATTAATCCATTTTCTATGAATATAGAGAAGCGGTTTGAAGAATTTTCAAGAGAATATGATCCACAATTCTTTGATTTAGCAAAAAACATGGAAGAACGCTCCATTGCGATGATCGAAAAAGAACTGAAGCAATTAACAACCGAAAATTATTATATTGGTGTGCGAATTAATGGTGTGGGTTCAGCTCGTACATTAAAAGGCAAGGTACAAGAAGTCTGTGAAGGGGCAATCGCTAAAGTTTTGTCTAGCAGTGGCTATCAACTAGCGATTGATAAAGAGTTTTTAGAGCGGTATGCAGTAACCGAGGAAGTCTTATTTCAACATATGGGTATGGTCAATGCTTCTCGTGTGTCAGGTGATGAAATGGCTCATTTTTACAATTACCATTACATACGAGGGACGAAAGAATCTATGAGTGTAACGAGTGAACTATCAAGTAACTATAGCATTACTGATACTGTCCTTGATCCAAATGAACACGCTGGAATTATTGAAATGCGTTCAAAAGCAGGCTTAAAGTATGTTTCGTTCTTACCTATCGCAAAATTCAAACCAAATTTAAGAAAAAATCATGTGGTTCAGTTATCACAAGAATTACCATTTCCAGTTGAATTTCATTTAAAGGGGCATTTTGAACCGTTAAAAGGCGGTGGCGGTATTGAAAATAAGAAAGAACGTTCCAATCGAAAATTAAAAAATGTGGCTCGTGAATCTTATGAGGGGGGCGATCAGGAAAGTAAAAAAGGCAAGTTAAATCGCTTTATGTTGCGTGATTTAGAAGAAAAAATAGACAATAAAACACCTATTTTAAAATGGATTGCCTGTTTTGCGGTTTTTGGTGACACACCTAGTGAATGTCAAAAGCGATCGTCAGCCGTTATTAATTTAATTGATTCTGCCAAAGTGGAAGTCGTCAATGGAACAGCCGATCAAATGAAGCTATTTCATAAATATTTACCAGCCGAACCGTTGTTTAATACGAAAGATTGGCTACACTATACAACCGTTGAAGGGTTGTCAGAAATGATGATCGGCTTAGATAATCGAGTAGGGGATAATATCGGTTTTCCAATTGGGTGTGTAAGCAATCTGTCAAACGTGAATGGCAAACGAGTAGAGGAAATAGCGAAGGCATGCCGAAAACGTGTGTTGTACAATCCGTTTTTAGCTAGTGAACAAGTATTAGGGAAAGTGTCTGATAGTCCGCATATTGCGATTACTGGACCGACAGGGGGCGGTAAATCATTTCTTGCGAAATTCTTATTTGTATTGAGTAGTTACATGAAAGGTCGGGGATTATATGTTGATCCTAAGTCCGAGTACAAAAAATGGATCATGCGAGTGATAAATAATAAAAAGTATCAGAAAAAATATCCATTGTTTATTTCCTATTTGAAAGAGTACCACTTTGTCACGCTTGATCCAGATAAAAAAGAAAATTGGGGCGTACTTGATCCTATTTGTTTCTTAACTGGTGCAGATGCAAAAGATACAGCAGAATCTATTTTTGAACAAATCTATGACTTTTCAGATAAAGAGGATGCACGTGTGGAAATGTTGCGGAATGTGAAAAAAGTGATTGCAGAGCGTGAAGCGGGTGAAAAAGTAGGTCTAATGCATGTCATTACACGAATGAAGCAATCGAATAATGAAGAAGTGAAGAAAAGTGGTAATGCTTTATTTGAAATTGTAGAAGGCAGTACATTACAGTTAGCATTTTCTTATGGTGATACAGAAGGGTTGAATTTAACAAATAAGGTAACGATTTTAGAAATTGCTGGATTAAAATTGCCGAAAGCAACGGATGATCCCAGAAGTTATTCAGCAGTACAAAAGAAAAATATTGCATTGATGTTGCCTTTAGGGAAGTTCTGTGAACAATTCGGAAAGCGTGACTATGCGGAACACACGTATGTTGCCTTTGATGAAGCGTGGATATTCACGGTTGCTCGCGGGGGATCAGATGTTGTAGCCGATATGCGAAAAGTCGGTCGATCACAAAATAATCAATTAATTTTAATTACACAATCGATTCGTGATGTCAATACGGATGATGAGAGCGGAAACTTCGGTCGTATTTTTGCGTTTGATAAAACAGATGAACGAGAGCTGATTTTAGAACATATGGGCTTAGAAGTGAATGAGGATAACTTAGACTGGTTAGCCACTATGCCAGCAAGACATTGTCTGTATAAAGATTTGTACGGTCGTGTGAATCGTATTCTAGTGTATTGTCCGTTTGAAGAATTAATTGAAATGTTCAAAACAGTTGAAGAAACAACAACAGGTCGATCAGAAGAAATGTTCGCTGCTTAA
- a CDS encoding TcpE family conjugal transfer membrane protein has translation MKGKQEKYIFDYREPFNAPTMVRELTKKFKLSRAYASQDIVVVIASCAVLGLFFWKVAFGLNRFTILFTGVCSYGLMTILNRYEPEGKTPFKFVYDYAVYLWEWQLPKWSFYQDEKVKINHEKCVYEQEKVSDFMIEEELPPMQYFPMIRIHDELQKVDRFRKVADKLDFTDRYYQRIKETQSESSVWINLTRMNQKK, from the coding sequence ATGAAAGGAAAACAAGAGAAATATATATTTGATTATCGTGAACCTTTTAATGCACCAACGATGGTACGAGAATTAACAAAAAAGTTTAAATTAAGTCGTGCGTATGCTTCACAAGATATTGTCGTTGTGATCGCTTCTTGTGCAGTATTGGGGTTGTTTTTTTGGAAAGTAGCGTTTGGATTGAACCGTTTTACGATTCTTTTTACAGGTGTTTGTAGTTATGGGCTAATGACGATTCTTAATCGATATGAACCAGAAGGAAAGACACCGTTTAAATTTGTTTATGATTATGCGGTGTATTTGTGGGAATGGCAGTTGCCGAAGTGGTCATTCTATCAGGATGAAAAAGTAAAAATCAATCATGAAAAATGTGTGTACGAACAAGAAAAAGTGAGTGATTTTATGATTGAAGAAGAATTGCCACCTATGCAGTATTTTCCAATGATTCGTATTCATGATGAATTACAAAAAGTAGATCGTTTTAGAAAAGTAGCTGATAAATTAGATTTTACTGATCGTTATTATCAGCGAATAAAAGAAACGCAAAGTGAATCGAGTGTTTGGATCAATTTAACACGAATGAATCAGAAAAAGTAA
- a CDS encoding TcpD family membrane protein — protein MTDLSVKKQMKKRVWQQRIIVGSYVMLLFLFSYNPVFAEGAINLSSFTNQVLSWVGSIIGVLAVVQAVKEWQQGSPAKMVITVVVAMFLFWFASSPETVLNKGNDLFSSIFGG, from the coding sequence ATGACTGATTTATCAGTAAAGAAACAGATGAAAAAAAGAGTATGGCAACAACGAATTATTGTAGGATCATATGTGATGTTGTTATTTTTATTTAGCTATAATCCTGTATTTGCAGAGGGAGCGATTAATCTATCTTCATTTACAAATCAGGTGCTAAGTTGGGTAGGTAGTATTATTGGTGTATTGGCAGTTGTTCAAGCGGTTAAAGAATGGCAACAAGGATCACCAGCAAAAATGGTGATTACAGTTGTGGTTGCAATGTTCCTATTTTGGTTTGCTAGTTCTCCAGAAACTGTATTGAACAAAGGGAATGACCTGTTTAGTTCTATTTTTGGTGGGTAG
- a CDS encoding conjugal transfer protein encodes MTFFKRIKLEKHKPMQTKKEMKPRTARVLVWSVLFFLVLLVPFSYLKSQQALNKAKVIRKETVAMIDKAKGQLEGQSVSGSPLYQRWLDPFVNEYLTVPKEEKAFKERQKTLSSMMSVDLSDTVRTNTTQKLVKKELYDLKKEQDFLVAVYRTTVEVTNPVEKEREVTKDKKKVKEKYLENVTTEKSMLVNIPFKEYEGRFKVVGFPYYTDEIELTKGKVDPLEQEKNLDTVKLADSEKVEKFVGEFLDKYCEGNIKDMRYLMAKPEALKGYEVSDFKTDVKAKDKNYVVYVTVYLRDQESKEVHKEQMSLLISKKEKTFFVEKMTHYIGGIVND; translated from the coding sequence GTGACATTTTTTAAGCGAATAAAATTAGAAAAACATAAACCAATGCAAACAAAAAAAGAAATGAAACCTCGCACTGCACGAGTGTTGGTATGGTCAGTATTATTCTTTTTAGTGTTATTAGTACCATTTAGCTATCTAAAGTCGCAACAAGCTCTTAATAAAGCAAAGGTAATCAGAAAAGAGACGGTTGCTATGATTGATAAAGCAAAAGGACAACTAGAAGGGCAGAGCGTGTCTGGTTCTCCGTTATATCAGCGTTGGCTTGATCCTTTTGTTAATGAGTATTTAACAGTACCAAAAGAAGAAAAAGCCTTTAAGGAACGACAAAAAACATTATCAAGCATGATGTCAGTTGATTTGAGCGATACGGTACGAACCAATACTACGCAAAAGCTAGTGAAAAAAGAATTGTATGATTTGAAAAAAGAACAAGATTTCTTAGTAGCGGTCTATCGTACAACCGTTGAAGTGACGAATCCAGTTGAAAAAGAGCGTGAAGTTACTAAAGACAAAAAGAAAGTGAAAGAAAAATATTTAGAAAATGTGACCACTGAAAAATCAATGTTGGTGAATATTCCATTTAAAGAATATGAGGGGCGATTTAAAGTAGTTGGTTTCCCTTACTATACGGATGAAATCGAACTAACAAAGGGTAAAGTTGATCCATTGGAACAAGAAAAAAATCTTGATACCGTAAAATTAGCTGATAGTGAAAAAGTAGAAAAATTTGTTGGTGAATTTTTAGATAAGTATTGTGAAGGCAACATAAAAGATATGAGATATCTTATGGCAAAGCCAGAAGCATTGAAAGGATATGAAGTATCAGACTTTAAAACGGATGTTAAAGCGAAAGATAAAAATTATGTTGTGTATGTGACCGTTTATTTAAGAGATCAAGAATCAAAAGAAGTACACAAAGAACAAATGAGCTTATTAATCAGTAAAAAAGAAAAGACATTTTTTGTTGAGAAAATGACACATTATATTGGAGGGATTGTGAATGACTGA
- a CDS encoding Phi-29-like late activator yields the protein MSKESALRFTKEVRKSTEILRESTDLLVKTTEEIKRLDENDTLTIPMLKKYFKECFTNIEQRDKERRNFNVLFSVYEKFIQQKDKGIWEEYFTNEIIFSKRVSDFHSLFEEYKYYSPKNKKELEAKARKLLLAKDFVPDSYFEGDYATWIGVYARPKDKPTYLDANDHEEYLLQEKYSQNGFKQDFSEWFEWEIVNNELVETKD from the coding sequence TTGAGCAAGGAATCGGCTTTAAGATTTACTAAAGAGGTTCGTAAGAGTACGGAAATACTGAGAGAATCTACTGATTTGTTGGTGAAAACAACTGAGGAAATTAAGCGTTTAGATGAAAATGATACATTAACAATTCCTATGCTGAAAAAATACTTCAAGGAGTGTTTTACGAATATAGAACAGCGGGATAAAGAGAGAAGAAATTTTAATGTTTTATTTTCTGTTTATGAAAAATTTATTCAACAAAAAGATAAAGGTATTTGGGAAGAATATTTTACCAATGAAATCATATTTTCAAAAAGGGTTTCTGATTTTCATAGTTTATTTGAAGAGTATAAATATTATTCACCTAAAAATAAAAAAGAACTGGAAGCAAAAGCAAGAAAATTATTATTAGCAAAAGATTTTGTACCTGATAGTTATTTTGAAGGTGATTATGCAACGTGGATTGGCGTATACGCTCGTCCAAAGGATAAGCCAACTTATTTAGATGCCAATGACCATGAAGAATATTTACTACAAGAAAAATATAGCCAAAATGGATTTAAACAAGATTTTTCTGAATGGTTTGAATGGGAAATTGTCAATAATGAATTGGTTGAAACAAAAGATTAA
- a CDS encoding replication initiation factor domain-containing protein: MRGVDLKRFRKELGLKQAELAERLEIDQGLISKLERGKRSITMEMEKKIISVLHIEVAKAKVEAKIDFLRVRFKTLDVQTVIEKILHMDMNWFTHENRGFYHYTETFYYGSIRIFRNPEDSNMGIMLDLSGEGCRQLEQIFEEDNDRSWTEFFWSLYEDDLFGQGIVVDTKITRVDIALDELIVEGEENFDLYSLKEKMEQGLVDTTFKNFDFNGGCSYEGGKMVNKGLSLYFGSRQSPLYFNFYQKDYELARKEKMSVEDARLKHEIKNRYEIRLADEKAFLFVEYFLSSGESLDWLVKEIINASLNVYEIENDMKVFCQSWYNVIDKLEGLKLSVKGEKPSIEKTLRWLTNYLAPSLKMIKLIDNYMGTNELMERIDLAELKEKHEEMIEMVCVDAKDLLLGNGNNSDLREYMSQEFDLEEEYAF; this comes from the coding sequence GTGAGAGGTGTTGATTTAAAGCGTTTCAGGAAAGAACTTGGATTAAAACAAGCTGAATTAGCCGAAAGGCTAGAAATAGATCAAGGTTTAATTTCAAAATTAGAACGTGGAAAACGTTCAATAACAATGGAAATGGAAAAAAAGATTATTAGTGTTTTGCATATAGAAGTTGCAAAAGCAAAAGTTGAAGCAAAGATCGATTTTTTGCGTGTCCGTTTTAAAACGTTGGATGTTCAAACAGTCATTGAAAAAATTCTTCACATGGATATGAATTGGTTTACTCATGAAAATAGAGGGTTTTATCATTATACCGAAACCTTTTATTATGGATCGATTCGGATATTTAGAAATCCAGAAGATAGCAACATGGGTATCATGTTAGATTTGTCAGGCGAAGGTTGCCGACAATTGGAACAAATTTTTGAAGAAGATAATGACCGATCATGGACAGAATTTTTTTGGTCGTTGTATGAAGATGATTTGTTCGGTCAAGGAATTGTTGTGGATACTAAAATAACACGAGTTGATATTGCCTTAGACGAATTGATCGTAGAAGGTGAAGAAAACTTTGATTTATACAGCCTTAAAGAAAAAATGGAACAAGGGCTAGTTGATACAACGTTTAAAAACTTTGATTTTAACGGTGGTTGTTCGTATGAAGGTGGAAAAATGGTGAATAAAGGCTTGTCTCTTTATTTCGGTAGTCGACAATCACCATTGTATTTTAACTTTTATCAAAAAGACTATGAACTAGCTCGAAAAGAAAAAATGTCAGTTGAAGATGCTCGATTAAAACATGAAATTAAAAATCGGTATGAAATTCGATTAGCGGATGAAAAAGCGTTTCTATTTGTTGAATATTTTTTATCAAGTGGTGAAAGTTTAGACTGGCTAGTGAAGGAAATTATCAATGCCTCACTAAATGTTTATGAAATTGAAAATGACATGAAAGTTTTCTGTCAGTCGTGGTATAACGTCATTGATAAATTGGAAGGGTTAAAACTTTCTGTAAAAGGTGAAAAGCCGAGTATTGAAAAAACACTTCGTTGGTTAACCAATTATCTAGCACCTTCCCTAAAAATGATAAAACTGATTGATAATTATATGGGAACAAACGAATTGATGGAACGCATTGATTTGGCAGAACTAAAAGAAAAACATGAAGAAATGATTGAAATGGTCTGCGTGGATGCAAAAGATTTACTTTTAGGTAATGGAAATAATAGTGATTTAAGAGAGTACATGAGCCAAGAGTTCGATTTAGAAGAAGAATATGCTTTTTAA
- a CDS encoding cell division protein FtsK, with protein MLKKIFKYRGTRIRYSSRKLFLYYQLALFTPILALLGYFIGYKQIYPLVDAGTKEWQVYVLPVAIIFIVTVVSNILILLVKRISIVRDGYFARVEQRQILAKMVIDNTYYNKVQKKTSEGKTKEKIIFPKIYYRKRKETFEVAFETKGNKFQDKFLTIGGFLETALTADMIKKVDEKGFIVYELRANVYNKRISIREMVADKGKVQLMKGLYWYFDKDPHLLLGGGTGGGKTFTLLSLIYALVRVADIEICDPKRSDLMALGKLPLFEGKVHSGKDMVTCLKNAVSEMNERFEEMNTSSKYKMGKNYAYYGLKPKFIVIDEFAAWMAELSNDFKTAGEVEEYLTQIVLKARQCGIFLIVAMQRPDGEFIKTALRDNFMFRMSVGRLSETGNWMIFGDENKNKNFKFVEKVDGEVVYGRGYVAKGGDVASELYSPFVPDDFDFVEEFLKISDELGYERMAEAEVQKLSETIEKTFDREALSVESNGSEEKAFLDELSQKY; from the coding sequence ATGTTAAAAAAAATATTTAAATATCGTGGGACACGTATTCGTTATTCCAGTAGAAAGTTATTTTTGTATTATCAACTTGCGTTATTCACTCCTATATTAGCATTATTAGGGTATTTTATTGGCTATAAACAAATTTATCCTTTAGTTGATGCTGGAACGAAAGAGTGGCAAGTTTATGTACTGCCAGTTGCAATCATTTTTATTGTAACGGTTGTATCAAATATTCTCATTTTGTTAGTAAAACGAATTTCAATTGTTCGTGATGGCTATTTTGCAAGAGTAGAACAACGTCAAATCTTAGCCAAAATGGTGATTGATAACACGTATTACAACAAAGTACAGAAAAAAACGAGTGAGGGAAAAACGAAAGAAAAAATTATTTTTCCGAAAATCTATTACCGAAAACGTAAAGAAACATTTGAAGTTGCGTTTGAAACAAAAGGCAATAAATTTCAAGACAAATTTTTAACGATTGGAGGATTTTTGGAAACGGCGTTGACAGCCGATATGATAAAAAAAGTCGATGAAAAGGGATTTATTGTCTATGAATTAAGAGCGAATGTGTATAATAAACGAATTTCCATTCGGGAAATGGTTGCTGACAAAGGAAAAGTTCAGTTGATGAAGGGGCTATATTGGTATTTTGATAAAGACCCACATTTATTATTAGGTGGTGGTACTGGTGGAGGAAAGACGTTCACGTTGCTATCGCTTATTTATGCATTAGTTCGAGTGGCAGATATTGAGATTTGTGATCCAAAACGTTCTGACTTAATGGCGTTAGGGAAATTACCTTTGTTTGAAGGGAAAGTGCATAGTGGCAAAGACATGGTTACTTGTTTAAAAAATGCTGTTTCAGAAATGAATGAACGTTTTGAAGAAATGAATACCTCATCTAAGTACAAAATGGGCAAAAATTATGCTTACTATGGATTGAAGCCTAAATTTATAGTCATTGATGAGTTCGCCGCTTGGATGGCTGAACTTTCCAATGATTTTAAAACAGCAGGAGAAGTAGAAGAATACTTGACGCAAATTGTTTTGAAGGCTCGTCAATGTGGTATTTTCCTTATTGTTGCAATGCAACGTCCAGATGGTGAATTTATCAAAACAGCGTTACGAGATAACTTTATGTTCCGTATGTCTGTAGGACGTTTAAGTGAAACTGGGAACTGGATGATTTTTGGTGATGAAAACAAAAACAAGAATTTCAAATTTGTTGAAAAAGTTGACGGCGAGGTTGTTTATGGTCGTGGTTATGTTGCCAAAGGTGGAGATGTAGCTAGTGAACTTTATAGTCCATTTGTACCTGATGATTTTGATTTTGTCGAAGAATTTTTGAAAATTAGTGATGAACTAGGGTATGAACGAATGGCAGAAGCAGAAGTTCAAAAACTGTCTGAAACAATTGAAAAAACCTTTGATCGGGAAGCTTTATCTGTAGAATCTAATGGAAGCGAGGAAAAAGCTTTTCTGGATGAATTAAGTCAAAAATATTAA
- a CDS encoding MSCRAMM family protein, which produces MKKINFKKKAKYLFASLVVLGQVVSSSILPVVANAGVIFPKEVTVEYDNNRMYVAKGTNSDGSAFDERIPPLYAVYEGKRQPIFCIEPAVPIVNSVTPGYTSNPLPAFANDQRSKFLTVLWKYAGNDEDTQQVAQIMLWEHQQGKTIDYLRRPDGSLIDVDSVKAKINQIITDYEKKPSFDGQKVTVTVGESITLTDTDNVGLERFDTLMKNSNPANVDWSIKGNKLTITPNKNSNENGTLVIGKSLDVGTPVAYSLVGSQQVMAGAIDDPNVFSVNLQVIKTGDIKVTKLDEGTGEPVPNTEFDLKNLSDGKTQKVKTDAKGEGLLKDVYDGTEVEITETFVPAPYVKAKNNTKKVTVKAGQVTPVEFRNERATGKSTLTKVDKTTETDKPLNPNYPMTGAKYGWFKEDGTLIKEFALDKNQTATVEGQPLATYYWQETVAPVGYALDPEKHVVELTYKDQDTPVVVKDSKSNDDVIRMNLDGQKLIQNDTNEMFKNDVEFTLTNKRTGETHVVKTATVDGKKGYFRFADIALDDYILTETKGVEGYKNVDPIEITHSYDKETKSFTFVIKDQKSGNVLNEETFTQLELSKGENVDLGTYTLKDKAEVVEKPEVGISTQAHTGDGKTQTFEWGEDVKFYDDVTIKIKNIPLGTVLVYETIQVAVYPDGTVKDVWSSGKVDLKMTDEKMTERVLSEYDYKKDPKGTRYYFKELVHKPVEEKHNFDGKEKTQDITPVVKETPKTPDTPKETPKGSLPYTGEEMMRGATVVGLLLLLGVAGGMYLKRKKESESLDHADYGTEDFNGNKESAKKK; this is translated from the coding sequence AGAAAATTAATTTTAAGAAAAAAGCAAAATATTTATTTGCTAGTTTAGTTGTTTTAGGACAAGTGGTCTCATCATCTATTTTACCAGTGGTCGCAAATGCAGGAGTTATTTTTCCAAAAGAAGTAACTGTGGAATATGACAATAACCGAATGTATGTAGCGAAAGGGACAAATTCGGATGGTAGTGCATTTGATGAACGTATTCCGCCGTTATATGCAGTATATGAAGGGAAACGACAACCGATTTTCTGTATTGAACCAGCAGTGCCAATTGTTAATTCAGTAACTCCCGGCTATACGTCAAATCCGTTACCTGCATTTGCGAATGACCAACGATCAAAATTTTTAACAGTTTTGTGGAAGTATGCAGGAAATGATGAAGATACTCAACAAGTAGCACAAATTATGTTATGGGAACATCAACAAGGCAAAACAATTGATTATTTGCGCCGACCAGATGGAAGTTTAATTGATGTGGATTCTGTAAAAGCAAAAATTAATCAAATCATTACTGATTATGAGAAAAAACCGAGTTTTGATGGTCAAAAAGTGACTGTTACGGTTGGTGAATCAATTACTTTAACTGATACAGACAATGTTGGCTTGGAAAGATTTGACACATTAATGAAGAATAGTAATCCAGCTAATGTTGATTGGTCTATTAAGGGAAATAAATTGACTATTACGCCAAACAAAAATTCTAATGAAAATGGAACTTTAGTAATTGGAAAATCTCTTGATGTAGGAACTCCAGTAGCTTATTCATTAGTTGGATCGCAACAAGTGATGGCTGGAGCTATTGACGATCCTAACGTTTTTTCAGTTAATTTGCAAGTAATCAAAACAGGAGATATCAAAGTAACAAAGCTTGACGAGGGAACAGGAGAACCAGTACCGAATACTGAATTTGACTTGAAAAATCTTTCAGACGGTAAAACGCAAAAAGTGAAAACAGATGCTAAAGGAGAAGGACTTTTAAAAGATGTTTATGATGGAACAGAAGTTGAAATCACTGAAACCTTTGTGCCTGCTCCATATGTAAAAGCGAAAAACAACACTAAGAAAGTAACGGTTAAAGCTGGTCAAGTAACACCAGTTGAGTTTAGAAATGAACGTGCAACAGGCAAATCAACACTAACAAAAGTTGATAAAACGACTGAAACTGATAAACCGTTAAATCCTAATTATCCTATGACTGGCGCAAAATACGGCTGGTTTAAAGAAGATGGTACGTTGATTAAAGAATTTGCTTTAGACAAAAACCAAACTGCAACAGTCGAAGGTCAACCGCTAGCAACTTATTATTGGCAGGAAACCGTAGCTCCAGTCGGCTATGCTCTTGATCCAGAAAAACACGTTGTAGAATTGACGTATAAAGACCAAGACACACCAGTTGTTGTCAAGGACAGTAAAAGTAATGACGATGTGATTCGTATGAACTTAGACGGTCAAAAACTGATTCAAAATGACACCAATGAAATGTTCAAAAATGATGTTGAGTTTACGCTAACAAACAAGCGTACAGGAGAAACTCACGTTGTTAAAACGGCTACTGTAGACGGTAAAAAAGGATACTTTAGGTTTGCTGACATTGCACTTGATGATTATATCTTGACGGAAACAAAAGGCGTTGAAGGCTATAAAAATGTTGATCCTATTGAGATTACACATTCTTATGACAAGGAAACGAAATCATTTACCTTCGTTATCAAAGACCAAAAGAGCGGTAATGTGTTAAATGAAGAAACGTTTACTCAACTAGAATTATCTAAAGGTGAAAATGTAGATTTAGGCACATATACACTGAAAGATAAGGCAGAAGTTGTTGAAAAACCAGAAGTGGGTATCTCAACGCAAGCACATACTGGAGACGGTAAAACCCAAACGTTTGAATGGGGCGAAGATGTGAAGTTTTATGATGATGTAACGATTAAAATTAAAAATATCCCTTTAGGAACAGTCCTTGTTTATGAAACAATTCAAGTTGCTGTTTACCCTGATGGAACAGTAAAAGATGTTTGGTCTTCTGGGAAAGTCGATTTGAAAATGACTGATGAGAAAATGACTGAACGTGTGTTGTCAGAATATGACTATAAAAAAGACCCGAAAGGCACACGTTATTACTTCAAGGAATTAGTTCATAAACCAGTTGAAGAAAAACATAACTTTGACGGTAAAGAAAAAACACAAGATATTACACCAGTTGTCAAAGAAACACCTAAAACGCCTGATACACCGAAAGAAACGCCAAAAGGATCATTACCATATACAGGTGAAGAAATGATGCGTGGGGCTACTGTAGTAGGCTTACTACTATTATTAGGTGTTGCTGGTGGAATGTACTTGAAACGTAAAAAAGAATCAGAAAGTTTAGATCATGCTGACTATGGTACAGAAGATTTCAACGGAAACAAAGAATCAGCTAAGAAGAAGTGA